ACGTCGACCAGGACGTCGTCGACGGCATCAACGAGGGCCGCTCGCACATCAAGGGCGAACCGGGCCTCTCGGACCTCGTCGCCGAACAGGTGGAGGCCGGGCGACTCCGCGCCACCACCTCGGCCGCCGAAGCCGCCGAAGCCGCGGCGGTGCACGTCGTCATCGTCCCGACGCCGCTGACGAACGACCACGAACCGGACCTCTCGGCGCTGACCGCCGCCGTCGAGGGTATCGGCGAGGGCCTCTCGAAGGGCGACCTCGTCGTCGTCGAGTGCACCGTTCCGCCGGGAACGTGCGAGGGCCGCGTTCGCCCGCTCCTCTCGTCGGTCAGCGGCCTCGACGAGGACGAGTTCGGCGTCGCCTTCTGTCCCGAACGGACGTCCAGCGGACGGGCGCTGAAGGACATCCGCGGCGCGTATCCCAAGGTCGTCGGCGGCGCGGACGAAGAGAGCGGCCGCGCGGCCGAACTCGTCTACGGCGAACTCACCTCGAACGACATCGTCCCGATGGAGGACGCGACGTCGGCGGAGGCGGTGAAACTGTTCGAGGGCGTCTACCGCGACGTGAACATCGCCCTGGCAAACGAACTCGCAAAACTCGACCGCGACCTCGGCATCGACGTCAACGAGGCCATCGACGCGGCGAACACCCAACCGTTCTGCGACATCCACACGCCCGGTCCGGGTGTCGGGGGCCACTGCATCCCCTTCTACCCGTACTTCATCATGAAGTACACCGAGACCGACACCCCGCTCCTGCGGACGGCCCGCGAGGTGAACGACTCGATGCCCGCACACACCGTGCACCTGCTCGCCGACGGTCTGGAGGCGATGGGGCGCGACGTGGACGGGTCGACCGTCGCGGTGCTCGGAATCACCTACCGGGCCGGCGTCGAGGAGACGCGGAAGACGCCCGCCGCCGGCGTCATCGACGGCCTGAACGCGCGCGGCGCGAAGGTGCTCGCCGCCGACCCCCTCATCGACGACATCGAGTCGTTCGGTGCGACGCCCATCGAGGCCCGAGATATTCCCGATGCAGACGTCGACGCCGTCGTCCTCGTCACCGCTCACGAGGAGTTCGCCGATATCGACTGGGGGCGTCTCGAAGACGCCCTCCTCGTCGACGGACGCGGCGTCCTCGAAGAGTGGTGCGGCGACGGCGACTACCGCATCCTGACCATCGGAGGGGGAGAGCGTGTATCGGGACAGTAGCGTCGCCGTCGTCGTCCCCGCCTACAACGAGGAGGGGTTCGTCGGCAGCGTGGTGCGCGGTATCCCGGCCTACGTCGACAAGATATACGTCGTCGACGACCGGTCGACGGACGGCACGTGGGACGAACTGCAGGAGTGCGCGGAGCGGATGAACGCCGAAGGCGAGGGCGACGGCGAACGCGTCGTCCCCATCCGCCACGAGCGGAACCGCGGCGTCGGCGGCGCCATCAAGACCGGTTACAAACGGGCGCTGCGCGACGAAATCGACGTGACCGCCGTCATCGCCGGCGACGGGCAGATGGACCCGAGCAAACTGACGCAGTTTCTCGACCCCATCGTCGACGGCGAGGCCGACTACACGAAGGGTAACCGCCTCTGGCGCGAGGACACCTGGCGTGAGA
This genomic stretch from Halogeometricum sp. S1BR25-6 harbors:
- a CDS encoding nucleotide sugar dehydrogenase, with amino-acid sequence MAVTGLYESRQDPDEQRRAFTSGEVPVSVVGLGKMGLPLAAVYAETAGDVVGVDVDQDVVDGINEGRSHIKGEPGLSDLVAEQVEAGRLRATTSAAEAAEAAAVHVVIVPTPLTNDHEPDLSALTAAVEGIGEGLSKGDLVVVECTVPPGTCEGRVRPLLSSVSGLDEDEFGVAFCPERTSSGRALKDIRGAYPKVVGGADEESGRAAELVYGELTSNDIVPMEDATSAEAVKLFEGVYRDVNIALANELAKLDRDLGIDVNEAIDAANTQPFCDIHTPGPGVGGHCIPFYPYFIMKYTETDTPLLRTAREVNDSMPAHTVHLLADGLEAMGRDVDGSTVAVLGITYRAGVEETRKTPAAGVIDGLNARGAKVLAADPLIDDIESFGATPIEARDIPDADVDAVVLVTAHEEFADIDWGRLEDALLVDGRGVLEEWCGDGDYRILTIGGGERVSGQ